A section of the Kluyveromyces lactis strain NRRL Y-1140 chromosome F complete sequence genome encodes:
- the MRP35 gene encoding mitochondrial 54S ribosomal protein bL35m (similar to uniprot|P53921 Saccharomyces cerevisiae YNL122C Hypothetical ORF) encodes MLSSIFGSMMNFSARTGLLGSKTNVSSLILTRNLMKTHKGAAKRWRKTANSFKRGKAGRNHGNAGWSRNSLKSLSGRSLADSTHMHRLKRLLPYH; translated from the coding sequence ATGCTATCTTCTATCTTTGGTTCGATGATGAACTTTTCCGCTAGAACTGGACTTCTGGGATCTAAAACTAATGTTTCATCGCTCATCCTCACCAGaaacttgatgaaaacaCACAAAGGTGCCGCAAAAAGATGGAGAAAAACAGCCAATAGCTTCAAGAGGGGCAAGGCTGGAAGAAATCATGGTAATGCTGGATGGAGTAGGAACTCCCTTAAATCATTATCTGGCAGGTCATTAGCAGACTCCACACATATGCATCGTTTAAAGAGATTGCTTCCATACCATTAA